In Acidisarcina polymorpha, the DNA window GTCAGCACGCGTCGATGCGAAGCGTAAACCAAGCAGTGGCGATGTGCAAGGATTTACCGCGGAGGATTAATTAGTTGCCGTGAGCCAGTAGGTTAGAAGAAGGTTTGTATCACATCGATGACATCGTAGTTGGCATTCAAAACCGGCAAGGACCGCCATTTATCAAAGGTCAAACAAGGATGAGATATGTCGAAGCCAATCATATCTCCGACTTGAAGATCATCCTGGGCGGCAATTTGCAGGTAAGCATGTTGGTCCATCATTTTGGTAAGGGTCCAATGGCTTGGGGCCTGGCGCGGCGCAGCGCAGCCGGGCCTGAAGTGAAGAGCGGCCATTGGCAGGCCGGCATCGAACGCGGCATCTCGCTTGCCCATGGCGACGATCGCCCGGGTGGCTTCCGGCACCGATTGCACATAGGCCCATACTTGAAGCGCGGGAATCAGGCCTGCGCGCATCTGGTGAGCGATTGGATTGCGCTCCTGTATCTTCGCCTGAGCTTCACGATAGACGCCGATGTCGTGAGTCAAATAGCATCCGGGCCTCAAGACGATCTCGGTCGCCGCACCGAGATGGGCGGCGGAGAAGACTTCTGCGACTATGTCGTACCAGGCCGAACCCGCTCCGGAGAGCAAGTGTGGCTTGCGTGCAAAGCGGGCTTCACTGTCGAGCCGCCGGGTGACGTTTACTGCGCGTTCGAGAAAGCTGCGAATAGCCGCTTCGTCCTCGAGGACACCTTCATATATCTCGACGCCGCAGAGGGCGATGGCGCCGCGCCAGCGTGACAGCGCGGTAAGCACCGATATCATTTGCTGCTCGTTGCGCACCCCGGTACGGCCGCCTTCCACTCCCAGTTCGAGCAATACGTTCAGGCGCTGCGCGCGTTCGGAATAAAAAGCACCAAGCTGATCGACCTGCGCCGCTGAATCGACGAGGCAGTAGTATTCAAAGGCGGAGTCCTGTAAGAGGCGAGAGATGATGGCCATGTTTTCTTTGCCAATCAACTGGTTCGCCATCAGTACTCGCCGCACTCCATGATGGAATGCAACCGCAGTCTGATGGGCGGTCGCCAAGGTGATTCCCCACGCGCCTTTCTGTAGTTGCATGTCAAAGAGTTTAGGCGCCATCGTCGTTTTGCCGTGGGGGGCAAGGTTGAGACCATAGGCAGCGATGAATTGGCTCATCCATTCGAGGTTGTGCAACAGCCGGTCTTCATAAAGAACAGCGGAGGGTAGGCTGAGATCTTCGCGCAGCAGATTCCAATTGAGTTCAAGACTGCTGGATGATTCGAGCGCTTTCTCGAAGAAACCCAGTCCTTTGTCGAGTGTCTGGTTTTGTGTTGTCAACGTGAACGGGTAGCCCATCAAGAATAATCTCCAACCGTGATCGCCATAAAATTAAAAAACTTGCGAAACTTCAACCAATCCAGCCTATATCCTGGAAGAGCTTCGATGCAGACTTGCGACACTCTTCTACGAAATGCAAGCGTTCTTGATGGCAGCGGCTCTCCTGCCGAGGCGCTCGATGTGGCCATTCAAGGTGACCGCATCGTGCAGATCGGCGCATCGCTCAAGTTCAAGGCGGTTAAGGAACTGGATGTAGAAGGGCTCGCGCTCACGCCGGGATTTATCGATGTTCATACCCATGATGACTGCGTTGTGATCAGCTCTCCATCGATGCTGCCCAAGCTCTCGCAAGGAGTGACCACGGTGATCGTCGGCAACTGTGGAATCAGTGCTGCTCCTGTGTGCCTACGGGGCGAGCCGACCGATCCGATGTACCTTCTCGGTGACGCAGCCGCCTTCCGCTATGCGACTTTCTCGGAGTATGTCGATGCGGTCCGCCGCGCACGGCCAGCGGTGAATGTGGGCGCACTGGTCGGCCACACTTCTCTGCGCAACAACCACCTGCAGCGGCTAGATCGTTCGGCAACCGAAGCAGAGATCGCGGCGATGCAGAGTCAGGTCCAAGAGGCGCTGGATGGCGGGGCCCTGGGACTAAGCTCCGGGCTAGCTTATCTCTCGGCAAATTCGGCCTCGACTGAAGAGGTGCTGGCATTGGCTAAGCCGCTGGCGGCGGCGAGTGCGATCTACACCACCCACATGCGTTCTGAGACTGAGGCTATCCTCGACGCGATGAATGAGGCGTTCGAGATCGGGCGGCTCGCTCGCGTCCCGGTCGTGATCTCCCATTTGAAGTGCGCAGGCGTTGATAACTGGGGACGCAGCGCAGAGGTTTTGCGAACTCTGGAAATAGCTCGATCCACCCAGAATGCGGGGTGCGACTGTTATCCATACGCGGCTGGTTCCAGTACCCTGGATCTCCGGCAGGTGGATGAGCGCGTCAAGATCACGATTACCTGGAGCACTCCTCATCCGGAGGTTTCAGGCCAGACCCTCGAGAAAATAGCAGCGGTCTGGGGAATCGACCAGCGGCAAGCGGCGCGGCGACTGCAGCCGGCCGGGGCCATCTATCACAGCATCTCCGAAGACGATATGCGTACGATTCTGCGCCACCCAGCTACTATGGTCGGTTCGGATGGGCTGCCGAACGATCCCTTGCCGCATCCCCGCCTGTGGGGCACGTTCCCGCGGGTGCTTGGTCGTTACTGCCGGGAAGAAAAGTTGTTATCCCTGGCTGAGGCCGTGCACAAGATGACGGGCATGCCGGCGCAGCGATTTGGCCTTGAGCAGCGCGGGCTTTTGCGCGAGGGGTACCACGCCGACCTGGTGTTGTTCAATCCTGAAAAGATCGCCGACACGGCCACGTTTTCGGATCCGGTGCGCGCGGCGGTGGGTATTGAAAGTGTCTGGGTGAATGGCGTGCTCTCTTATACTGCTCTAGGCGCTACAGGAGATCGAGCCGGGCGCTTCCTGCCTCGCGGCAAAACTGCGTGGATCCAATAAAGAGACACCGTAACGAAGGACAAAAGAATAAAGAACGCTAGGAGCGTCTATGAGCATCAAGCGATATGGAGTGGCGGGCGGTACGGGTGCGGGCGGACAGCACCTTCCTTTTGCTCGCGCAGTCGAAGCGGATGGCTGGCTTTACGTTTCGGGACAAGTGCCGATGGTAAATGGCGAAGTGATCTCGGGGAATATTGTGGCGCAAACACGACAGGCGATCGCTAATCTGTTGTCGATCCTTCAGGAAGCGGGTTACGGAACCGAACACGTGGTTCGCTGCGGAGTCTGGCTCGAAGATCCACGCGATTTCGCCGCGTTCAATGCGGTATTCAAAGAATACTTCGGCGAACACCCCCCGGCCCGCGCCTGCGTCGTCTCGAACATGGTTGTCGACTGCAAGGTGGAGATTGAGTGCGTGGCCTATAAGGCTCCGGCCGCATGACTGGTAGCTTCTTTATCTCGCGCCGTTCAATCCTCACGGCCTACCGCGGAGGCACGATGCCTGGTTGGCGTCGGCGGCTTGCCGTGTCCTCAGCAGGCCGTCAATTTTCGGCAATGCCCAAACCACTATGATCGATCATCACAGCATCTTCCTACTGGTCTCTGCCGTGATTGCTGTGATCGCTTTGATCCTGCTGATCGCGGTGGTGAAACTGAATCCGTTCATCACCTTGTTCCTCACGGCGCTTTCATTGGCCATGGTGACGGGGATGCCGCTCTCGAAGATCGTGCACTCCTTTGAGACCGGAGTTGGAGGGACGCTCGGACACATAGCGATCGTCGTGGCGCTAGGCACCATGCTAGGCAAGATGATGGCGGAGTCGGGCGGCGCCGACCAAATCGCCTACACCCTCATTAAGCTATTCGGCGAGAGGCGGATTCATTGGGCGATGGTCGTCATCGGCCTGGTGGTTGGTCTTCCGGCCTTCTTTGAAGTCGGCTTTGTGCTCTTGATCCCGATCGTCTTCACGGTGGCCCGGCGTACGCGGACTTCGCTGATCCTGGTCGGCCTGCCCATGGTTGCCGGATTGTCGGTGGTCCATGGATTGGTTCCTCCGCATCCAGCAGCGCTGATGGCAGTGACCATCTTCAAGGCCGACGTGGGGAGGACGATTCTTTATGCATTGATCGTCGGGCTTCCTTCTGCCGTCCTGGCCGGGCCGGTCTATGCGAAGCTGATTGCGCCACATGTCCAGCTTCCTGACGAGAACTCGATGGCTGCACAGTTTGTCGACCATGGCGACGAGCGAAGTCTGCCCGGATTCTGGCTCACCTTGTTCACCATCCTGCTGCCGGTTCTGTTGATGCTGACTGGAAGTTGGGCGGACGTTCTGTCCACGCCGAAGAGCGCCCTGAATGAAGGATTGCGGCTGATCGGGAATGACGATTTGGCGCTGCTGATCGGGGCGCTGCTGAGTTTCTTTACTCTAGGCACTCTACGAGGCTTCTCGCGAGAGACTATCCTGCGTTTCAGCAACGAGTGCATTGCGCCTACCGCAACCATCACTATCCTGGTCGGAGCCGGTGCTGGGTTTGGGCGAATTCTACAGGACAGCGGTGTTTCGGATGCGATTATCGTGGTGGCCATGCACTTCCACGTGCCGATGCTGCTGCTCGCTTGGTTGCTGGCGGCAATGATGCGGCTTGCGACCGGTTCGTCGACCGTGGCCATGACGACGGCCGCCGGGATCGTCGCGCCACTTGCGCTGCACAGCACCGGCGTACGCCCTGAACTGCTCGCCATTTCTACTGGCGCGGGCTCGCTGATCTTTTCGCACGTTAATGATGGCGGCTTCTGGTTAGTCAAGGAGTATTTCGGCATGAGTGTGGCGCAGACGCTGAAGAGCTGGTCGGTTTGCGAAACCATCATCTCGGTCACCGCGCTCATTCTTACCGTCGCCTTGTCGTTGGTGGTTTGAAGAAGAATCGACTACGTTGAAAAGGACGAAGAATGACGGTCAAGAAACCGCAAGAAACATACTCCCGCCGGCGTTTCCTGGCGACGACTGCCGCTCTGGCTATGGCAACCTATGCGCATGGCGAGGAGCAGCCTTCCGCGAACCCTGCTTCTCGAAGAAGAGCAGTCGCGTATGTCGGCACCTACACCGGGGCGGTAGGTAACGGCAGCAACGGTGAGGGTATTTACCTCGTGGAGATGGATCCCCAGACCGGTGCCCTGTCTCCTGCGAGACTGGCCGCGAAGACTCCTAATCCTTCCTGGATCGCCATTCATCCATCGAAAAAGTACCTCTACGCCGTGAACGAGATCGATGACTTTCGCGGCAACAGTGGTTCGGTGACTGCCTTTGCGATGCAGGATGACGGTGATTTGCGGCAGCTGAATGTTGTCAGTTCCGCGGGAGCGGGCCCAGCATATCTCAGCCTCGATGCTACCGGGAGCTATGCGTTCGTCGCGAACTATGGCGGCGGAAGTGTCGCTGTGCTGCCGGTCTCGAAGGACGGGTCGCTTCAGCCGGCGGTCGATGTGCATCGCGATAGCATGGCCCTGGGCAGCACGAAGGCGGCCGATGCGCCGCCTGGCAGCTTTGCCATAAGCGGGCATGACGCCCCACATGCGCACATGATCGCCGCCGATCCGCAAAACAAGTTCGTGCTCGCAACGGATTTGGGTCAGGACAGGATCTACATTTACCGGCTGGATTTGGGAAGCGGGAAGTTGACGCCGCACGAAACCGCGCCGTATGCGATGCTGCCGTCGGGCGACGGTCCTCGTCATTTTACGTTTCATCCAAATGGCCGCTGGTTGTATTCGATACAGGAAGAATCCTCGACCATCGTGTTTTTTGACTATGCTCCGGGGAAGGGGACGCTTGCTGTGCAGCAGACACTCTCGGCGCTCCCGGCCGGTTTTGCGGGATCGAGTTTTGCCTCGGAGATTCTGGTGTCGCCGGAAGGAAAATTTCTGTATGCCGCGAACCGGCTGCATGACACCATCGCGGCTTTCGCAATCGGTGCGGACGGCAAGCTCACTCTCCTGGGGGAGAGCTCGACCCTCGGCGATTATCCCGGCCAATGCAGGATCGAACCCAACGGTAATTTTCTGTATGTATGTAACCGGCGAAGCGACAGTATCACTTCGTTCTGGATGAATCACGACTCGGGTCTGCTCACATTTAGCGGCCAGTACGCCTCCATAGGCAGCCCTGCAAGCATTACTTTCCTGCCGTAGACTGCTAGGTAGCTATGCGACCTACCCATATCGATCAACTCGTTGACCGACTTCCGGCATTAGACAGCCAGCACGTGGATTCGCTTACCCGGCGGTCTTTTGTTAGAGCTGGGGTTGCCGCTATCGGCGGCACTGCATTAGGTCTCGGAGCATCTATGCCCATTGCAGGAGCGGAGGTGAGGGCGCTTAAGACTTCCGGCGAAGAGGGCTCGGCCAAGCGATCGCAAAGGCAGCCATCTTTTATCGATATTCTAAGGCCTCCGGACTCGGTGACGGTTTATAGCGGCTTCGTGAAGACGCTGCCCACGGGCATGATTTCCTTGCAGGGACAGGGACAGAGATGGGTGGCCGGAGGTGTGACGGTCGAAAGCAATCTGGAGAGCGACGGGCTCATCCTGACACTCCAAGCGCCTTCTGCTGCTGTCGCTGCAGTCCATGTACGATGGCTGGCACAGATCAAGTCCAACCTGCTGGTTCTAGGGGACGCGTGGGAGCGAAGCTATGGAGATCTTGGATGGCGGAACGTTATTCCAGAGCGCGTGATGCCCTGGTACTTCGCGACCCACGAAGAGGGCGCGTGTCATGGCTACGGGGTGAAGACCGATGCTCGCGCACTCTGTTTCTGGCAGCTCGATCCAGAGGGAGTGTCGCTGTGGTTGAACGTGACCAACGGAGGCAATGGGGTCGAGCTCGGCGAGCGGCAGTTGACGATGGCTACCGTGGTCACCCGCCGAGGTTCAGAGAGCGAGGACCCGATCGACGCGATTGCCAGCCTTTGCCGGGCCATGTGTGCGCGGACATCCCGGCGAGCTTCTCCAATTTACGGCACAAATGATTGGTGCTATAGCTATGGGCATAGCACGGCAGAGACAATTCTTCGAGATACGGAATTCATCGTTGAGCTTTCACCCACCGGTGGAGTCCGTCCTTTCTCGGTGATCGACGGCGGATGGGAGAACGGCACGCCAGCGTGGCCGGATATGGGCAGACTTGCTTCTGACATCAAACAGAGGCACGCGCGCCCGGGCCTCTGGATTCGGCCGCTTGAGGCGCCGGCAGATTCCGCCCCCCACCTCCTGCTTCCGGATCTTCGCTTCGGCGACAAGCAAGAGCGGGCGCGTGAGTATGCGTACGATCCTACTGTCCCCGAGGCGCTCGAAAAGATTGCCGCCAAGTTGCGACAAGCTGCGTCCTGGGGGTACGAGATGGTCAAGCATGACTTCTCGACCTATGACCTGCTTGGGCAATGGGGGTTCGAGATGGGGCCGCAGCCCACACTGCCGGGATGGTCGCTTCATGACCGAAGCCGAACGAACGCCGAAGTCATCGCCTCGCTCTATGCTCTGATTCGCGAGACAGCCGGAGACCAGATTCTGCTGGATGGATGCAACACCGTAGGCCATCTCGGCCAGGGAGTGTTTGAACTTCAGCGCGTTGGCGACGATACCAGCGGGCACCAATGGGAGCGCACGCGGCGGATGGGAGTGAACACGGCTGCGTTTCGGCTGCCCCAGAATCATGTTTTCTTCACCATTGATCCGGATCTGGTTGGCATCACCGACGCCATCCCGTGGGAGTTCAACCGGCAGTGGCTCGACCTGCTGGCGCGCAGCGGGGCGGCAACACTCGTCTCTCCAGGACCGCCGGCGCGCGGCGTCGAAGAGAGGGCTGCGATCCGATCCGCCTTTCAGATTGCAGCGTCAGGAGGTGTCGGCGCCAAGCCGCTCGACTGGATGAAAACGGGCACGCCGGAGGATTGGGGTTCGAGCCAGCGCGAAAAATCGGACAGGGAGCGCCATTACCGCTGGAGCGATGGTGCAGGGGCGTCCCCCTTTCTGGGGCCGTAGATGGTGCGGTCGAAGGGAAGCTGCTCATACAACTCGCTCATGAGACTCCTGACAGGCGAGCTCCACTGCGCCGTAGAGCGCCGTGTGCTTTCCGAGCGCGGCGGGCACCACGTCCACTCGCGCCTCAAACTCACTCCTGGCAATTAACAGGTGTTCTATGCCGTGGATGCGCTCTCGCCGGCGACCACGCCTCTCAGGTATTTCAGGCTCTCGGCGACGCTGACGGCCGAAGGAATTTCGATCGCTTCGAATTTGATGTCCTGTTCCACAACACACCAGCCACGATAATCATTCTTTGCCAGTGTGTTGAAGAAGACAGGGAAGTCCACATCTCCATGGCCGATGATTGTAAAGATTTTCCGCTCAATGGCCTGATCAAAGGTGAGTTCATCTTTGCGCGCCTGCTGCAGGATATCGAACTCCAGGTCCTTGATGTGGACATGGCGCAGAATGTGCCGGTATTTCTCTGCTTCGCGAGCCGGATCGCCACCTGCGTAGACACAGTGGCCAGTGTCAAGGCACAAGCCCACGTTCGACCCAGAGGCCGCATCAAAAAAAATCGCCGTCTCTTCCGGAGTTTCGACGTAGGTGGCAACGCGCGGATGAAAAACCAGGTCTAAGCCATAGTCGTTGACGAGCTTGGCCAACTCGGCGACGATGCTGCCGACGTGCTTCCACTGGGCAGCGGAAAGGCCTGCGCTTCCGTCGGCGGGCACACGCCCAGAGATTTTGTCTCGCGCCGGCGATTGCTCATCGGCGATGACGAGAAATGGGGCGCCCAGTGCTGACAGCAGATCGACAACCTTGCGTACGTGGTCGATCACTGTGGAAGCCGAGGCTGGATCACTAAGCCGTACCCCCGTGAAGCAACCTATCAATTGCAAGTTGCGCTGCTCTAGCTCAGGCAGCAACAATTCTTCTATTGGAAAGAAACCGTAAGGTCCTAGTTCGATTCCCTCATATCCGGCCCACACCATCTGGTCCAACATTGTTCGATACGACTGTTCCCAGGACGGACCTGGATAATCGAGCACGCCCCAGCTATTCGGAGCACAACCAAACTTAAAGCGAGACTCACCATTCAGTGTCATGTTTCCCCGGAATTCCAAGTGTCCTTGAAGCAAAACAAACCAGTGCTCCGTGCCAGCAAGTTAGAGAGCAAGCTTGAGAGACATCTGGCCGCAACGAGGTGTGGCGGCAGTTGTGGTTCTGGATAAAGATCTGTAGCTATGGCGACTTACTGCTGCGAACTGCGGTTGATTGAGGGCACCGAGTATTCAGCGCGTAATCGCAGGTTCAGGTTTGAGGGAGTTGCGTATTTCCAATGCCTGCCTTCATGTAGAGCTTATCTTTTCGAAGGTCTTCGACAGAGTGAGTGTGATCGGCGGATCCGTCTATTGAGACGACGGCACCAATAGTACCTGCATAACAGCTCATCTGGGCTCCCGGGATAGGAAATCGAAGTTCTCGTGCGAACTTAGCGCCTGGAGTCATACATCGGATTGCAGTTTTTCTTGATTGCAGGTTTGAAGCTAGCGTGAAGGTGGAACATCATTAGAAAAGCGGCTACTAACGGCTTATAAAATCAAGCGAAGGTACAAGTCAAGAAAAATCACGTGGGAGGCAGGGCCTTTCGGGGGCTAACTCGGCAAAATCCCGTATTTCTCCGCAAGGAAGGCTTGCTGTTTTCGCGAAAGCGCTCGTGCAATCTCCTGCCAGGTCAGGACTTTGAGCTGACTTCGGATTGCGGCGCTCGGTATCGCTCGCATGATGCGATACCATTCCTCTATCAGGTCTGGGCGCCTTTGGTCGCACAAGACACAATAGGAGCAGTTCAGTGCTACCGCCGCAAGCACGCCGCGAACGAGTTGGTACGAGGCGACCATTCCTCTCCGAACGGAGAGCGACTCGACGTCGAAGACACTTTCGAAGTCCCGGTATCGCTGCAGCAACGGTAGTTGCGCGCTCTGAAAATCGGCTTCGATCAACTTCGCTTCGATGAGCACATCTCCAATTCGCAGATCGATCTCGGTGCGGTCGATGCCGTTTCTATTGAGTGGCGTATAAGGGCGGAAGCCGAACTCCATGATCGCACGCCGATCAACACCCAGAATGGAGCGAACCGAGTTGCGGGCCAATACACCTGGATAGCAAAACACGTTCATCAGCAATGCGTCGGAGCTGTT includes these proteins:
- a CDS encoding RidA family protein — protein: MSIKRYGVAGGTGAGGQHLPFARAVEADGWLYVSGQVPMVNGEVISGNIVAQTRQAIANLLSILQEAGYGTEHVVRCGVWLEDPRDFAAFNAVFKEYFGEHPPARACVVSNMVVDCKVEIECVAYKAPAA
- a CDS encoding amino acid deaminase; this translates as MGYPFTLTTQNQTLDKGLGFFEKALESSSSLELNWNLLREDLSLPSAVLYEDRLLHNLEWMSQFIAAYGLNLAPHGKTTMAPKLFDMQLQKGAWGITLATAHQTAVAFHHGVRRVLMANQLIGKENMAIISRLLQDSAFEYYCLVDSAAQVDQLGAFYSERAQRLNVLLELGVEGGRTGVRNEQQMISVLTALSRWRGAIALCGVEIYEGVLEDEAAIRSFLERAVNVTRRLDSEARFARKPHLLSGAGSAWYDIVAEVFSAAHLGAATEIVLRPGCYLTHDIGVYREAQAKIQERNPIAHQMRAGLIPALQVWAYVQSVPEATRAIVAMGKRDAAFDAGLPMAALHFRPGCAAPRQAPSHWTLTKMMDQHAYLQIAAQDDLQVGDMIGFDISHPCLTFDKWRSLPVLNANYDVIDVIQTFF
- a CDS encoding gluconate:H+ symporter, producing MASAACRVLSRPSIFGNAQTTMIDHHSIFLLVSAVIAVIALILLIAVVKLNPFITLFLTALSLAMVTGMPLSKIVHSFETGVGGTLGHIAIVVALGTMLGKMMAESGGADQIAYTLIKLFGERRIHWAMVVIGLVVGLPAFFEVGFVLLIPIVFTVARRTRTSLILVGLPMVAGLSVVHGLVPPHPAALMAVTIFKADVGRTILYALIVGLPSAVLAGPVYAKLIAPHVQLPDENSMAAQFVDHGDERSLPGFWLTLFTILLPVLLMLTGSWADVLSTPKSALNEGLRLIGNDDLALLIGALLSFFTLGTLRGFSRETILRFSNECIAPTATITILVGAGAGFGRILQDSGVSDAIIVVAMHFHVPMLLLAWLLAAMMRLATGSSTVAMTTAAGIVAPLALHSTGVRPELLAISTGAGSLIFSHVNDGGFWLVKEYFGMSVAQTLKSWSVCETIISVTALILTVALSLVV
- a CDS encoding N-acyl-D-amino-acid deacylase family protein, whose translation is MQTCDTLLRNASVLDGSGSPAEALDVAIQGDRIVQIGASLKFKAVKELDVEGLALTPGFIDVHTHDDCVVISSPSMLPKLSQGVTTVIVGNCGISAAPVCLRGEPTDPMYLLGDAAAFRYATFSEYVDAVRRARPAVNVGALVGHTSLRNNHLQRLDRSATEAEIAAMQSQVQEALDGGALGLSSGLAYLSANSASTEEVLALAKPLAAASAIYTTHMRSETEAILDAMNEAFEIGRLARVPVVISHLKCAGVDNWGRSAEVLRTLEIARSTQNAGCDCYPYAAGSSTLDLRQVDERVKITITWSTPHPEVSGQTLEKIAAVWGIDQRQAARRLQPAGAIYHSISEDDMRTILRHPATMVGSDGLPNDPLPHPRLWGTFPRVLGRYCREEKLLSLAEAVHKMTGMPAQRFGLEQRGLLREGYHADLVLFNPEKIADTATFSDPVRAAVGIESVWVNGVLSYTALGATGDRAGRFLPRGKTAWIQ
- a CDS encoding PGN_0703 family putative restriction endonuclease, whose amino-acid sequence is MIYNEGENDCHGNFLRESYRRICATPAWRKRLDKVYTGSRFVPRQMERRRAELDCCNSSDALLMNVFCYPGVLARNSVRSILGVDRRAIMEFGFRPYTPLNRNGIDRTEIDLRIGDVLIEAKLIEADFQSAQLPLLQRYRDFESVFDVESLSVRRGMVASYQLVRGVLAAVALNCSYCVLCDQRRPDLIEEWYRIMRAIPSAAIRSQLKVLTWQEIARALSRKQQAFLAEKYGILPS
- a CDS encoding TIM barrel protein, producing the protein MTLNGESRFKFGCAPNSWGVLDYPGPSWEQSYRTMLDQMVWAGYEGIELGPYGFFPIEELLLPELEQRNLQLIGCFTGVRLSDPASASTVIDHVRKVVDLLSALGAPFLVIADEQSPARDKISGRVPADGSAGLSAAQWKHVGSIVAELAKLVNDYGLDLVFHPRVATYVETPEETAIFFDAASGSNVGLCLDTGHCVYAGGDPAREAEKYRHILRHVHIKDLEFDILQQARKDELTFDQAIERKIFTIIGHGDVDFPVFFNTLAKNDYRGWCVVEQDIKFEAIEIPSAVSVAESLKYLRGVVAGESASTA
- a CDS encoding lactonase family protein, which encodes MTVKKPQETYSRRRFLATTAALAMATYAHGEEQPSANPASRRRAVAYVGTYTGAVGNGSNGEGIYLVEMDPQTGALSPARLAAKTPNPSWIAIHPSKKYLYAVNEIDDFRGNSGSVTAFAMQDDGDLRQLNVVSSAGAGPAYLSLDATGSYAFVANYGGGSVAVLPVSKDGSLQPAVDVHRDSMALGSTKAADAPPGSFAISGHDAPHAHMIAADPQNKFVLATDLGQDRIYIYRLDLGSGKLTPHETAPYAMLPSGDGPRHFTFHPNGRWLYSIQEESSTIVFFDYAPGKGTLAVQQTLSALPAGFAGSSFASEILVSPEGKFLYAANRLHDTIAAFAIGADGKLTLLGESSTLGDYPGQCRIEPNGNFLYVCNRRSDSITSFWMNHDSGLLTFSGQYASIGSPASITFLP